The genomic segment GTTTCATAAtctatttctgtttttaattgcaGGTCCTATAATATAGGAGTCGAAACAGAGACGACACCGGTGGCATATGGGAATGTAGCAAATGTACCTATCCAAGTTGTCACAGGAATTTCTGAAGAAAACAACCTCGCTGATGTTAATTTTAGATCCAGAAAGGTCTGCCCCAGAATTACCTCTGAATCTAGTGGCCTTGTGGAGATTCCTGTAACATTATCCACTAATCCAGTGGTACCAGCTaaatcaacttcaaaaaaattcaagaaaggGAAGACGAGTCTTGTTTCCAGTATCTCCAAACTGACTCCCAAAAGTTTGCAACAATCATTCATAGGTAGTAATCCTGGTACCAAAAGCTCCCCTCCGATGTCGCTaaatgttgtttgtggtgtgacCACCAGTTCCCCTGTATGTGTTAGTAAACGAAGACGTGTGATGGAAGAACCCAGCATTTTGGTTCAGGATGAGAATGTCACGGATACAAGGAGACGATCCTTAAGAAATAGGGGAGAAATTCGAAAGCCTGTAAtagaaactgatgatgatgatgatgatgatgaatttgtcTTTAgtgacgaagatgatgatgctgaCGATGTTGATGATAACGATATTGATGATGACGATATTGATGATGACAAGGAATATGTGCAGGATATTGAGACCTATTACCCTGAAACTGAGGATCTTGAGACAAATTATTCTATTGCTGATGCTAACGATGGTTCTGTAGAAAGCTTGGTAGCCTCATGGAAACGTTGTATTACCGGTGTGGGTCAAGGATTTGAGAGTGTCGTTGAATTTCGTGATGCTCTGCAGAAATATGCAGTTGCTTGTCGTTTTGGGTACAGGTTAAGGAAGAATGAATCAAATCGTGCATGTGGTGTTTGTTTAGTTGGAGGTTGTCCTTGGAAGATTTATGCATCATGGGTCCCATCTGAAAGTGTGTTTaggattaaaaaatttaatagaagACATACATGTGGGGGAGAATCTTGGAAATCTGCTCATCCTAAAAAGAACTGGGTAGTGAGTATCATCAAGGAGAGGTTGCAGGAGAACCCAAATCAGAAGACTAAGAACATTGCTGACTcgatttttcaagattttggtaTTGAACTCAGTTATTGCACTATAAGACGAGGCATTGATGAAGCCAAAGGTGGACTTCATACATCATTCAAAGAGGCATATAAGCATTTACCTCATTTTGTGAATAAGGTAGTTGAGGCAAACCCTGGAAGTATGGTTGATCTGGTGGTTGGTGAGGACAGAAGATTTCAGCGGCTTTTTCTGTCTTTCCAGTCTTGTATACATGGCTTTCAAACTGGTTGCCGTCCGCTTCTTTTCCTCGATGCCATTCCTTTTAAGTCAAGGTATCATGAGATTTTGTTAACGGCTTCTGCCTTGGATGGAGATGATGGCGTGCTTCCAGTGGCATTAGCCCTTGTAGATGTGGAAACTGATGAAACGTGGCGCTGGTTTCTGGAACAGTTGAAGGTAGCTATGCCCAGTTTACGAGCTCTTACTTTTGTCTCTGACCGAGAGAAAGGGCTAGTGAGTTCTGTGTTGGaaatttttgagaatgcccaaCATGGTTATTCCATACATTACTTGATGGAGGATTTTATGAGAAGCCTGAGAGGTCCGTTTCTTGGAGATGGGAAGCCATCCTTGTCGTACAATTTACTAGCTGCAGCACGTGCTGATCGTCTTGATGGGTTCAAGGTTTACACCGAGCAAATAAAACGAGTGTCTCCTAGAGCTTATGATTGGGTGATGCAGATTGAATCAAAGCACTGGGCCAGTGCATTATTTGAAGGTGAACCATACAGTCATATTACGTCAGATGTGGGAGAAATATACTCGAAATGGATTGAAGAAATTCAGGAAACTTCCATCGTCCAGAAGCTTGTGATGTTTGTTAATAAAATTGTGGAGTTGGTGAATGGTAGCCAAGAGAAGTCAAAACCGTGGTTCAGCCAACTAGTGCCATCTAAGGAGGAAAGTCTAGTGGAAGAATGCAAGAAAGCAAGCACGCtaaaagttttcttttgttcagaCACGCTTTTCGAGGTTCATGATGGGTCTGTTCAGCTTGTAGACATTAGTAACCAAACCTGCAGCTGTTTCGCGTGGAAGCCCACAGGCCTCCCTTGCCAGCATGCGATTGCTGTCCTAAACACAAAAGGAAGAAATCTATATGACTATTGTTCAAGTTTCTTTACAGTTGAGAGTTACCGTTTAACGTATTCACAAGCTCTAGGAGCAGTTGCGATTGACGTAGCTTTGGTGGAGACTGAAGGCAGCAGcaaagaagaggatgaagaagtaCTTCCCCCTCTGTTTTCCCGAGTTCAGGGAGTGGAGAAGAGAATCAAAGACCGGAAAAGAGGACGATCCGTGTGCTGTACAAAGTGTGGAGGAGTAGGACATAACAAGGCTACTTGCAAGGAGGATTGATCATCGACGGCCTGCTTCTGCTCACTACATTTGTACAGAGGTTTGCAATGTTCTTCATAGATTTTGTTGGAACTGCAAgaactttaaattaataaactgAGAAAGTGTTCTACTTTGTGGTTAAGTATTGATTTGGATACAATACCATTTCTGGTCTTCTAACAGTTAGCTGTTTGACTTACAGAATCATCTGCAGTGATGCTTTACAATGTAATTTGGTGTGCCTCATCCATAAACTGTGATATTACATGATCGTGTATATAACTCTTGACGCGTAATCTTCAAATAACTAATTCTGGTAGTCCAAAATGCTTTCATCCCGCAAGCCCAACTTCAACTATGACGTCAAGCGTGTACTTGTGTGGGAAGAATATCCTTCTTAGAAAGCTCTATGCCTCTCTCCCTAGTTTATCTACCGAAAGTCTTTTATATGAAAGCAACTTAACTGAATTCCTAGAACTCACCATATCATTTCATAAATTTACCAAGTCGTgtacttatatagttatatataagaAGACGTACGCACAGCCCATGGTCCCCATCCCACAAATCAAACAGTTTAATCGTAGGCACACCCCATAATCTACATACGATTAAACAAACCCAAACCAGACAAGAGTTGATATTGGCTTGGAGAAACAACTTCGTGCTTGTCGTTGACCATAAAGACACTTCCTAAATTGACCCGCTTTAGTTGGATCAAATAATGGGCATGTTCGTTTTGTCGACGGAGGCGGCAGCGGCAGCAGCAGCGGCAAACGCAACTTTTTTAATCGCCGCAACTAATCGACGTTCAAAATCAGAACCAGCGTTCGGCGCAGCGTTTTGCCGTAGGTACCTATGGCAACCAAACGAAGGACGAAACTTGCGGCTGCCGcagccgcaggtacctgcggcgACGAAACGAACAGGCCCAATGTTTAAAACCCCGGAGAGAGTTTCTCATGTATGTTTCTTTGGACAAACCTCCCTGTAAAAACACATCGTGGTCGTCCATTTAGTGGACTTCTCAACTCTTTGCTGCAGTTTCACACAATAAAACATGTATTGTAGACATTTCTTCCATTGGACGAAGTTTTCTTGAAGATATACTCTCTTCCAAGTAACTAATCTAGCTTTATAATGTTTAAGGGATCTGTCAACGTTATTCTCCAAGTAACATATTACATACAACTAACTATACAAGTCAATCATAACGTGTGTACTACATACACACTAGCATATAACAAGAGAAAAAATCATGACACATACTATATACACA from the Camelina sativa cultivar DH55 chromosome 12, Cs, whole genome shotgun sequence genome contains:
- the LOC104732488 gene encoding uncharacterized protein LOC104732488 — translated: MGKGKLILICQSGGKFVTDDDGTMTYTGGEAEAIDINHETTFDDFKLKLAKLLNLEYNSLSLKYFLPGNRRTLITMKQEKDMKRMYDFHLSSVTAEVFITGQEGFQSEAVVSPVSRSYNIGVETETTPVAYGNVANVPIQVVTGISEENNLADVNFRSRKVCPRITSESSGLVEIPVTLSTNPVVPAKSTSKKFKKGKTSLVSSISKLTPKSLQQSFIGSNPGTKSSPPMSLNVVCGVTTSSPVCVSKRRRVMEEPSILVQDENVTDTRRRSLRNRGEIRKPVIETDDDDDDDEFVFSDEDDDADDVDDNDIDDDDIDDDKEYVQDIETYYPETEDLETNYSIADANDGSVESLVASWKRCITGVGQGFESVVEFRDALQKYAVACRFGYRLRKNESNRACGVCLVGGCPWKIYASWVPSESVFRIKKFNRRHTCGGESWKSAHPKKNWVVSIIKERLQENPNQKTKNIADSIFQDFGIELSYCTIRRGIDEAKGGLHTSFKEAYKHLPHFVNKVVEANPGSMVDLVVGEDRRFQRLFLSFQSCIHGFQTGCRPLLFLDAIPFKSRYHEILLTASALDGDDGVLPVALALVDVETDETWRWFLEQLKVAMPSLRALTFVSDREKGLVSSVLEIFENAQHGYSIHYLMEDFMRSLRGPFLGDGKPSLSYNLLAAARADRLDGFKVYTEQIKRVSPRAYDWVMQIESKHWASALFEGEPYSHITSDVGEIYSKWIEEIQETSIVQKLVMFVNKIVELVNGSQEKSKPWFSQLVPSKEESLVEECKKASTLKVFFCSDTLFEVHDGSVQLVDISNQTCSCFAWKPTGLPCQHAIAVLNTKGRNLYDYCSSFFTVESYRLTYSQALGAVAIDVALVETEGSSKEEDEEVLPPLFSRVQGVEKRIKDRKRGRSVCCTKCGGVGHNKATCKED